From one Terriglobales bacterium genomic stretch:
- a CDS encoding OmpA family protein, whose amino-acid sequence MKQFTLSLFLSLTVLASLSAMAQQLPQVPNPGLGNNPARRQAYRPEYFQAEKSAPVIQINVSRNIQTVNYWARGSTKVNFIGTALLPRAEGRATVQSTGGALAIEAEFNGLAPVATFGPEYLTYVLWAITPEGLANNLGEVQVRDGKSNVKASTKLQTFGMIVTAEPYFAVTFPSDEVVMENSARSDTKGAVDSVNAKFELLQRGRYSDAHLEAFPFDPKVPLDLYEARNALRIAKWQKADQYAAESFGKAQDALNRAEDYQKRKQKQAVATTAREAVQMAEDARAISVKRQEDERIANEQRDAQQREAAAKAAQEAEALRRTQAEAAAAKDAQARALAEAAAARDAQARAEAEAAAAKDAQARAQAEQEQKAAQAREQQAQQAAAQAEREKQELRAKLLEQFNRVLPTRDSQRGLVVNLGDVLFDIGKANLRPAAREALAKLSGIVLNYPQLKLTVEGHTDNTGSDEFNQTLSEKRASSVRDYLVVQGLTADSISATGLGKTDPIADNTTAAGRQKNRRVEIIVSGEVIGTQIGGTQ is encoded by the coding sequence ATGAAGCAATTCACATTGAGTTTGTTTTTGAGTTTGACTGTCCTTGCTTCGCTGTCGGCGATGGCGCAGCAACTGCCACAAGTACCGAACCCGGGGCTCGGGAATAATCCTGCGCGACGGCAGGCCTATCGCCCGGAATATTTTCAGGCAGAAAAATCGGCGCCCGTGATCCAGATCAACGTTTCGCGCAACATTCAAACGGTAAATTACTGGGCGCGTGGATCAACCAAAGTGAATTTCATTGGCACTGCGCTGCTGCCGCGCGCCGAAGGCCGGGCCACGGTCCAAAGCACGGGGGGCGCGCTGGCCATCGAGGCCGAGTTTAACGGACTCGCCCCGGTTGCGACCTTCGGTCCTGAATATCTCACCTACGTGCTCTGGGCGATTACGCCGGAGGGTCTGGCGAACAATTTGGGCGAGGTCCAGGTCCGCGATGGTAAAAGCAATGTGAAGGCCAGCACCAAGCTGCAAACCTTCGGGATGATCGTCACCGCCGAGCCCTATTTCGCCGTTACCTTTCCCAGCGATGAAGTTGTCATGGAAAACTCCGCGCGCTCTGACACCAAGGGCGCAGTGGATTCGGTAAATGCCAAGTTTGAATTATTGCAGCGCGGGCGCTACTCTGATGCTCACCTTGAAGCTTTCCCGTTTGATCCTAAGGTTCCGCTCGATTTATACGAAGCTCGCAATGCCCTGCGCATCGCAAAATGGCAGAAGGCAGATCAGTATGCCGCAGAATCGTTCGGCAAAGCGCAAGATGCGCTGAACCGAGCTGAAGATTACCAGAAGAGAAAACAAAAGCAGGCGGTGGCAACCACCGCGCGCGAGGCCGTCCAGATGGCTGAAGATGCGCGTGCCATTTCCGTCAAACGCCAGGAAGACGAACGCATTGCCAACGAACAGCGCGATGCGCAGCAGCGTGAAGCCGCCGCGAAAGCCGCTCAGGAAGCTGAAGCCCTGAGGCGGACCCAGGCCGAAGCGGCCGCCGCCAAGGATGCGCAGGCGCGCGCGCTGGCTGAAGCTGCTGCAGCAAGAGATGCGCAAGCCCGTGCCGAGGCCGAAGCGGCCGCCGCTAAAGATGCTCAAGCTCGCGCCCAAGCTGAGCAAGAGCAAAAAGCGGCCCAGGCCCGCGAACAACAGGCACAACAGGCCGCTGCCCAGGCCGAACGCGAGAAGCAGGAGCTACGCGCCAAGCTGCTCGAACAATTCAATCGTGTGCTGCCCACACGTGATTCGCAGCGCGGGTTGGTGGTCAACCTGGGTGATGTGTTGTTCGATATTGGGAAAGCCAATCTTCGTCCCGCTGCGCGCGAGGCGCTGGCGAAGCTTTCGGGGATCGTCCTGAATTATCCACAGTTGAAATTGACGGTCGAAGGACACACCGACAACACCGGCAGCGATGAGTTCAATCAGACGCTTTCAGAAAAACGCGCCAGCTCAGTCCGCGACTACCTGGTGGTACAAGGCTTGACCGCAGATTCAATCTCGGCCACAGGCCTGGGCAAAACCGACCCTATCGCAGACAACACTACCGCCGCCGGCAGGCAAAAAAATCGGCGCGTTGAGATCATCGTCTCCGGCGAGGTAATTGGAACGCAGATCGGGGGCACGCAGTAG
- a CDS encoding GtrA family protein yields the protein MTPGTSQNKGRWSGLFIRWIKFNAVGAIGVGVQLLMLTLLAKAGVYYLISTGLAVEAAVLHNFLWHEHYTWRDRTHAEKSAGMLQRLLRFHLTNGLLSLTGNVLLMRLLAGALHFPLLAANIISIITCSLANFLMSHLLVFRPQSVTLRGEVLRSP from the coding sequence ATGACGCCGGGCACGTCTCAAAACAAGGGCCGATGGTCTGGCCTTTTCATCCGCTGGATCAAATTCAACGCCGTGGGCGCAATCGGAGTCGGGGTGCAACTGCTTATGCTGACCTTGCTCGCCAAGGCCGGGGTTTATTACCTGATCTCCACCGGACTGGCAGTAGAGGCAGCGGTTCTGCACAATTTTCTATGGCACGAGCACTACACCTGGCGCGATCGCACACATGCTGAAAAGAGTGCCGGCATGTTGCAACGCCTGCTGCGATTTCATTTGACCAACGGATTGCTCTCACTCACCGGCAATGTGCTGCTCATGCGATTGCTGGCGGGAGCGCTGCATTTCCCTTTGCTGGCCGCAAATATCATCAGCATTATCACGTGTTCCCTGGCCAACTTCCTGATGAGCCACTTGCTGGTGTTTCGTCCTCAATCAGTCACGCTTAGAGGTGAGGTCTTACGCAGCCCTTAA
- a CDS encoding GNAT family N-acetyltransferase: MEILDLRHFRSSDLRSLLEEESRAWSRLLSWDYSGSAEMILRYMDARILPGYAWVENNLVQGYSFFVYEGSKGVIGDLFVHPTHSGQGQYSIEERLLGHVIETLQQSPGINRIEAQLLLHETASMERPFIEEGFRRHPRLFMVLPLNPGSGNGNHSNQHLADVEFRKWSDEDFQGAASVITTAYRDHIDSEINDQYRTSAGSLRFLNNIIRFPGCGLFDPEASIMARSRSTRAPLGVILCSRVRSDVGHVTQVCVAPEYRGRGLGKALMCMACSELQKRGCRALSLTVTEANAPAVNLYKHMGFAIHRIFDAFVWEG, translated from the coding sequence GTGGAAATTCTCGATCTGCGTCATTTTCGCTCTTCCGACCTGCGCTCTCTTCTGGAAGAAGAGTCGCGTGCGTGGTCGCGTCTGCTCTCCTGGGACTACAGCGGCTCGGCGGAGATGATCTTGCGCTATATGGATGCCCGCATCCTGCCTGGCTACGCCTGGGTGGAAAACAACCTGGTACAGGGATATTCGTTCTTCGTCTACGAGGGCAGCAAGGGTGTGATTGGCGATTTGTTTGTGCATCCCACCCACTCCGGCCAGGGGCAGTATTCCATCGAAGAGCGCCTGTTAGGGCACGTGATTGAGACCCTGCAACAATCGCCTGGCATCAACCGTATTGAAGCCCAGTTGTTGCTGCATGAGACGGCCAGTATGGAGAGGCCGTTTATAGAAGAAGGTTTCCGGCGGCATCCCCGGCTTTTCATGGTGCTGCCGCTGAATCCCGGTTCTGGAAACGGGAACCACTCAAACCAGCACCTCGCTGACGTAGAGTTCCGCAAATGGTCCGACGAAGACTTTCAGGGTGCGGCTTCGGTCATCACCACTGCCTACCGCGACCACATTGATTCGGAAATCAACGATCAGTACCGCACTTCAGCGGGCTCGCTGCGCTTTCTCAACAACATCATCCGCTTTCCTGGCTGCGGGCTCTTCGACCCTGAGGCTTCTATCATGGCGCGCAGCCGGTCAACGCGTGCGCCTTTGGGCGTGATCCTGTGTTCGCGGGTGCGCAGCGATGTAGGACACGTCACCCAGGTGTGCGTTGCCCCCGAGTATCGCGGACGCGGCCTGGGAAAAGCACTTATGTGTATGGCCTGCAGCGAACTGCAAAAGCGTGGCTGCCGCGCGCTCTCTCTGACCGTGACCGAAGCTAATGCTCCAGCCGTGAACCTTTATAAGCACATGGGCTTCGCTATTCACCGGATCTTTGATGCGTTTGTGTGGGAAGGATGA
- a CDS encoding DUF6677 family protein: MAIASEKINTREKANAKEYPLNAMGIWAPLVGWLVPGAGHLIQKKWVRGLLLMISVFSMFFFGLMMQGKVYTPNTGDVLEMLGFVGDIGSGGLYMLSRTMDWGQGAINIAAADYGTKFIIVAGLLNIIAAVDAHQIAIGKKS, from the coding sequence ATGGCCATTGCATCAGAAAAAATCAATACACGCGAAAAAGCGAATGCAAAGGAATATCCTTTAAACGCGATGGGCATATGGGCCCCGCTGGTGGGGTGGTTGGTCCCCGGCGCCGGGCACCTGATCCAGAAAAAATGGGTCCGCGGACTGCTGCTCATGATCTCTGTCTTCTCCATGTTCTTTTTTGGGCTGATGATGCAGGGCAAGGTCTACACGCCCAACACCGGAGACGTGCTCGAAATGCTCGGCTTCGTCGGCGACATTGGCTCGGGCGGCCTCTATATGCTCAGTCGCACCATGGACTGGGGGCAAGGCGCAATCAATATTGCCGCAGCTGACTACGGCACAAAATTCATTATCGTGGCCGGGCTGCTGAACATTATCGCCGCCGTGGATGCACACCAAATCGCCATCGGGAAAAAATCGTGA
- a CDS encoding M24 family metallopeptidase has product MDLKGIQSALRERDFDAWLFYDHHHRDPIAYRVLGLREDVMVTRRWFYVIPDEGEPRKLVHRIEAGHLDSLPGEKQMYSAWPELWEKLKSTLAPYELIAMQYSPNNLVPYIGLVDAGTVELIRSFGKDIVSSGDLVARFEAAWSEEQIQTHFAARDAVDQVTAAAFQEIGRRVCNGGTHEYEMQQWIMEAFRRENLVTEDPPIVAVNEHSGNPHFEPRADHSARIKEGDFVLLDIWGKKNIPNAVYYDITWTGFVGAAVPERYKKIFEIVRNGRDTGIQAVQSAMAAKRRLEGWEVDKATRDSITQAGYGEYFVHRTGHSIGTSVHANGANMDNLETKDEREIIPNTCFSIEPGIYLPEFGVRSEVNMLVRAGSAEVTGKIQKEIVLI; this is encoded by the coding sequence ATGGACCTGAAGGGCATCCAGTCAGCCCTGCGCGAGCGCGATTTCGACGCATGGCTTTTTTACGACCATCATCACCGCGATCCCATCGCCTACCGCGTGCTGGGATTGCGCGAAGATGTGATGGTCACCCGCCGCTGGTTTTATGTGATTCCTGATGAGGGCGAGCCGCGCAAACTGGTGCACCGCATTGAAGCCGGACATCTGGATTCCTTGCCTGGCGAAAAGCAAATGTACTCCGCCTGGCCGGAGCTGTGGGAGAAGCTGAAATCCACGCTGGCCCCGTACGAGCTCATCGCCATGCAGTATTCTCCTAATAACCTGGTTCCTTACATCGGTCTGGTAGACGCCGGCACCGTGGAGCTGATACGCAGCTTTGGCAAAGATATTGTCAGCTCGGGCGACCTGGTGGCGCGCTTTGAAGCGGCATGGAGCGAGGAGCAGATTCAAACTCACTTCGCCGCCCGCGATGCGGTGGACCAAGTGACCGCGGCTGCCTTTCAGGAAATCGGCCGGCGCGTCTGCAACGGCGGCACGCACGAATACGAGATGCAGCAGTGGATCATGGAAGCTTTTCGCCGCGAAAATCTGGTGACCGAAGACCCGCCCATTGTGGCGGTGAACGAACATAGTGGTAACCCGCACTTTGAGCCACGCGCCGACCACAGCGCCAGGATCAAAGAAGGCGATTTCGTTCTGCTGGATATCTGGGGAAAAAAGAACATCCCTAACGCGGTCTATTACGACATTACCTGGACCGGCTTTGTTGGCGCCGCCGTTCCCGAGCGCTACAAGAAGATTTTTGAGATTGTGCGCAACGGACGCGACACCGGCATCCAGGCGGTGCAATCGGCCATGGCTGCAAAACGCAGGCTTGAGGGTTGGGAGGTGGACAAAGCCACGCGCGACTCCATCACTCAGGCAGGTTACGGAGAATATTTCGTGCATCGCACCGGCCATTCCATCGGCACCAGCGTCCATGCCAATGGCGCCAATATGGATAACCTCGAAACCAAGGACGAGCGCGAGATCATTCCCAATACGTGTTTTTCCATTGAACCAGGAATTTATTTGCCGGAGTTCGGCGTGCGCAGCGAGGTGAACATGCTGGTGCGCGCGGGCTCAGCCGAAGTGACCGGGAAAATCCAGAAGGAGATCGTTCTTATCTAA
- a CDS encoding DNA alkylation repair protein codes for MKTPEYFVRYIVQALHRGGNRDHAESQQRFFKEPVKRYGWRTADLRRYAAEMGREIEAAGGEKLLFEVADKLFHAKTTGEEAHAAIMLLDPQGRRLLRGKASFLGAAEFRRFERWIPLIASWDECDDLCHSLIAPMILSYPGYLRRVFVWSRSSNRWSRRAACVVLVHSVRRKLYSNEVFRLSRMLLADEDDMVRKGLGWLLREMGKANPAAQVPFLMKIKNKAPRLVLRIACEKLPARTRAQVLK; via the coding sequence ATGAAGACCCCAGAATATTTCGTCCGCTACATTGTTCAAGCCTTGCATCGTGGTGGCAATCGCGATCACGCCGAATCTCAGCAACGCTTCTTCAAAGAACCAGTCAAGCGCTACGGATGGCGCACCGCCGACCTGCGGCGCTATGCCGCTGAGATGGGCCGCGAAATCGAAGCCGCCGGTGGCGAGAAACTCCTCTTCGAAGTCGCCGACAAGCTTTTCCACGCAAAAACGACCGGGGAAGAAGCCCACGCCGCCATTATGCTGCTCGATCCGCAGGGCCGAAGGTTGCTGCGTGGCAAAGCTTCCTTCCTGGGCGCCGCCGAGTTCCGCCGCTTCGAGCGCTGGATCCCTCTCATCGCCAGTTGGGATGAATGTGACGACCTGTGCCATAGCCTTATTGCTCCCATGATCCTGTCATATCCTGGCTATCTCAGACGGGTATTCGTCTGGTCGCGCTCGTCGAACCGCTGGTCGCGGCGCGCAGCTTGCGTCGTCCTGGTGCATTCGGTCCGCCGCAAACTCTATAGTAACGAGGTATTTCGTCTCTCCCGAATGCTGCTGGCAGATGAAGACGACATGGTCCGCAAGGGCCTGGGATGGCTGCTGCGCGAGATGGGCAAGGCCAATCCCGCCGCGCAAGTACCCTTTCTGATGAAGATCAAGAACAAGGCCCCGCGCCTGGTGTTGCGCATCGCCTGCGAGAAGCTCCCGGCGCGAACGCGGGCGCAAGTCCTGAAGTGA
- a CDS encoding MFS transporter, whose amino-acid sequence MSFSERLREIQTGFERPFWVANVSELFERLSYYAAFASLSRYLHEGLGFATQQASSLAGLFGFVWLVAPFGGALADRLGFRRALSLAYLILTCSYFLLGSLKAPWLAPVRGVVPFSALVTIVLVLPAFGVALVKPCIVGTTARASKPNVRSIGYSIYYTLVNIGGAAGPAIGSWVHDRMSVEKVFLVAALSVFLMFFAVLLFFKEPKRSDEAQAASLGEVTKNFFTVVLNLRFMLFLLIFSGYWIVFWQEFLILPIYVHDYIDVKAKTDLMLSTGPVIVILFTVAISFLTQKVPPFRAITLGTLITALAWVLLIIHPSVPMVILTLVVVALGEIIQSPRYYEYISRLAPPGQQGTYMGFGFLPIGIGSLVGGWLGGKLIHHFGEVQHQPARIWWVVTGIGVVTALLLWIYDKTLRPTSPDAAGAAAQQVAA is encoded by the coding sequence TTGTCCTTTTCCGAGCGTTTGCGCGAGATACAAACCGGCTTCGAGCGGCCGTTCTGGGTCGCCAACGTCAGCGAACTCTTTGAACGGCTGTCGTATTACGCCGCCTTTGCGTCGCTGTCACGTTACCTGCACGAAGGACTAGGGTTCGCCACACAACAGGCAAGCAGCCTGGCAGGATTGTTCGGGTTCGTGTGGTTAGTGGCCCCTTTCGGTGGAGCTCTTGCCGACCGCCTGGGATTTCGCCGCGCACTTTCCCTCGCCTACTTGATCTTGACCTGCTCCTATTTCCTGCTGGGATCGCTAAAAGCTCCTTGGCTCGCGCCTGTACGTGGCGTTGTTCCATTCTCTGCGCTGGTTACCATCGTCTTGGTGCTTCCCGCTTTCGGCGTTGCTTTGGTGAAACCTTGTATTGTGGGCACCACAGCGCGCGCCTCAAAGCCAAACGTCCGCTCCATCGGCTATTCGATCTACTACACCCTGGTGAATATTGGCGGGGCGGCTGGGCCGGCGATCGGCTCATGGGTGCATGACCGCATGAGCGTGGAGAAAGTGTTTTTGGTGGCGGCGCTAAGCGTATTTCTGATGTTCTTTGCCGTACTGCTGTTCTTCAAAGAGCCGAAGCGCTCCGATGAGGCGCAAGCCGCCAGCCTGGGTGAAGTAACAAAGAATTTTTTCACGGTCGTGTTGAACTTGCGATTCATGCTGTTTCTGCTGATTTTTTCCGGGTATTGGATTGTCTTCTGGCAGGAGTTCCTCATTCTGCCGATTTATGTCCACGACTACATAGATGTGAAGGCAAAAACCGATCTGATGTTGTCAACCGGGCCGGTCATTGTGATCTTATTCACCGTGGCGATCAGTTTCCTGACCCAGAAGGTGCCTCCATTCCGCGCCATTACGCTGGGGACCCTCATCACTGCTTTGGCATGGGTCCTTTTGATCATTCATCCTTCGGTTCCTATGGTAATTCTTACGCTGGTTGTGGTGGCGTTGGGTGAGATCATACAGTCACCGCGTTACTACGAATATATTTCGCGGCTCGCACCGCCGGGGCAGCAAGGTACATACATGGGCTTTGGCTTCCTGCCCATTGGGATTGGCTCATTAGTCGGCGGCTGGCTTGGCGGAAAGCTGATCCACCATTTCGGAGAGGTTCAGCACCAGCCAGCACGTATCTGGTGGGTGGTCACCGGGATAGGAGTGGTGACTGCGTTGTTGCTATGGATTTACGACAAGACCCTCCGGCCAACTTCGCCAGATGCTGCAGGTGCGGCCGCCCAACAGGTCGCCGCCTAG
- a CDS encoding DUF167 domain-containing protein: MFTIHENSAGVSFTVRVHPRAKHDVIVGEMGDALKLALKAPPVEGRANEACIEFFAKLLKVSRSSVTIASGEKNRLKVVRISGISAEQLRQRLQATGTSSSR; encoded by the coding sequence ATGTTCACGATCCACGAAAACAGCGCAGGCGTCAGCTTTACAGTCAGGGTCCATCCTCGGGCGAAACACGACGTCATTGTGGGTGAAATGGGCGACGCTCTCAAACTCGCGTTGAAGGCCCCGCCCGTGGAAGGCCGGGCCAATGAGGCCTGCATTGAATTCTTCGCAAAACTTTTGAAAGTATCGCGCTCCTCCGTTACCATAGCCAGCGGCGAAAAAAATCGTCTTAAAGTTGTACGTATCAGCGGCATCAGTGCCGAGCAGCTTCGCCAGCGGCTACAAGCGACGGGAACAAGCAGTTCGAGATAG
- a CDS encoding glycosyltransferase family 39 protein, translating into MIDVTATTQTREPERPRIRNYFVIAAVGALIVLGTILRFSHLGATSLWADEAASMAIVTNPDADHHLSWPEFLRSTWSREFNMVFYYSLLRGWIQLGNSEAFIRSLSVIPGIFNIFIIYLLGARLLSQKVGLVAAFLLAIHVSHIAYSQEARSYSLVTLLCSLSFLFLWYGVNTSHRRYWVLYTACTVLAIYTHLFAVFFLPAQWFSIVFLKPKENRWKSFLISATAVLLLAAPALFFILTHDGGQIGWVERTNLRDVANVAAFLAGVRTRNLWPYIPLLFLAVREFIRILRESGRSIASWSPALLLSWLWVPLFVVLIISIRKPILYPRFLIFCIPACVLVAAWGLCSILNRSVFLIYLSVLVFFSLVYVKRYYQTPKEDWRAAAAYVFSHARPGDVVALPPTSPPWAFHYYLARWDHNLKIPIDSNPDNAPASQWINTLARGHQRIWLVQYSQVLTAPGAAAINDAFHRELDREDEYQVFELQVELYQRHAAVAQSARLGL; encoded by the coding sequence ATGATTGACGTAACGGCGACTACGCAAACCCGGGAACCTGAGCGGCCACGCATTCGGAATTATTTTGTGATTGCCGCAGTTGGCGCGCTCATAGTTTTAGGGACCATACTCCGTTTTTCTCATTTAGGGGCAACAAGCCTGTGGGCTGACGAGGCGGCAAGCATGGCCATCGTGACCAATCCTGATGCGGACCATCATCTCAGTTGGCCCGAATTTCTGAGGTCAACATGGTCTAGAGAATTCAATATGGTGTTTTACTACTCGCTGCTGCGCGGGTGGATTCAGTTAGGAAACAGTGAAGCATTTATTCGGAGTCTTTCCGTCATTCCTGGGATATTCAATATTTTCATCATTTATCTTCTGGGAGCGCGCTTGCTTTCCCAAAAGGTGGGCCTGGTTGCCGCCTTCCTGCTGGCGATCCATGTCTCCCACATCGCATATTCGCAAGAAGCCCGAAGCTACAGTCTGGTTACGCTGCTTTGTTCATTGTCGTTCCTCTTTCTATGGTATGGCGTGAACACAAGCCATCGCCGATACTGGGTGCTGTACACCGCTTGCACCGTGCTAGCAATCTACACGCATTTATTCGCCGTTTTCTTCCTGCCGGCGCAGTGGTTCTCGATTGTGTTCTTAAAACCCAAAGAAAACCGCTGGAAGAGTTTTCTCATCAGCGCAACAGCGGTGTTGCTCCTGGCCGCTCCGGCTCTATTTTTCATTCTCACCCACGACGGGGGACAGATCGGCTGGGTTGAAAGGACCAATCTACGAGACGTGGCCAATGTGGCAGCGTTCCTTGCCGGCGTCCGGACAAGAAATCTTTGGCCCTACATTCCGTTGCTCTTTTTGGCGGTACGCGAGTTTATTCGGATACTTCGAGAGTCTGGCCGTTCAATCGCGAGTTGGTCTCCTGCGTTATTGTTGAGCTGGCTTTGGGTTCCGTTATTTGTGGTGTTGATCATCTCCATCAGGAAACCGATCCTTTATCCCAGGTTCCTGATTTTTTGCATTCCCGCATGTGTGCTGGTTGCCGCCTGGGGATTGTGCTCGATCCTGAATCGTTCGGTTTTCTTGATTTACCTGAGTGTGCTCGTATTTTTCTCGCTGGTGTACGTCAAGAGGTATTATCAGACGCCCAAAGAAGATTGGCGCGCTGCCGCAGCTTATGTCTTCTCCCATGCAAGACCGGGTGATGTGGTGGCATTGCCTCCAACTTCTCCTCCGTGGGCCTTCCATTACTATCTGGCGAGGTGGGACCACAATCTTAAGATTCCAATTGATTCCAATCCTGACAACGCACCGGCAAGCCAGTGGATCAATACGCTCGCCCGCGGACATCAAAGAATCTGGCTGGTTCAATATAGTCAGGTGCTCACAGCGCCGGGAGCCGCTGCGATCAACGATGCATTTCATCGCGAGCTTGATCGCGAAGATGAATATCAGGTCTTTGAATTGCAGGTCGAGCTCTACCAGCGCCACGCTGCAGTGGCCCAGTCAGCACGGCTAGGGCTGTGA
- a CDS encoding YggS family pyridoxal phosphate-dependent enzyme — protein MSVAQNIASIHERIAQAARRANRSPEEITLMAVTKTVAAARIKEAYNAGIRVFGENRVQEFTAKAAELHDLQEAQWHLIGHLQSNKSNQAAELFTAIDSLDSMRLAQRLNSAAHERGKKLATLLEINIAGEASKHGFSPHSLELRDLLKQSAELPHLKIGGLMAVPPFTEDAESVRPHFRQLRQLRDELAKISGMNPGALSMGMSHDFEIAIEEGSTCVRVGTAIFGERPGADQHD, from the coding sequence ATGTCCGTCGCCCAAAACATAGCTTCCATCCACGAGCGCATTGCCCAGGCTGCCCGCCGCGCCAATCGCTCCCCTGAAGAAATAACCCTGATGGCGGTAACGAAAACGGTCGCGGCGGCGCGAATCAAAGAAGCCTACAACGCTGGAATCCGCGTCTTCGGCGAGAATCGCGTGCAGGAATTTACCGCCAAAGCGGCAGAACTGCATGATCTTCAGGAAGCACAATGGCATCTGATCGGACACTTGCAATCGAACAAAAGCAACCAGGCCGCAGAGCTCTTCACGGCCATTGATTCGCTGGATTCCATGCGCCTTGCTCAGCGATTGAACAGTGCCGCCCATGAGCGCGGCAAGAAACTGGCAACATTGCTTGAGATCAACATTGCAGGAGAAGCTTCCAAGCACGGTTTCTCTCCCCATTCCCTCGAGTTGCGGGATTTGCTCAAGCAGAGTGCTGAGCTCCCGCATCTCAAAATTGGCGGCTTGATGGCGGTCCCTCCCTTTACAGAAGATGCAGAAAGCGTGCGGCCTCACTTCCGCCAATTGCGGCAATTGCGTGATGAGCTAGCGAAAATTTCAGGCATGAACCCGGGCGCGCTTTCCATGGGTATGTCGCACGATTTTGAAATCGCCATCGAAGAAGGCTCAACTTGCGTGCGGGTGGGAACAGCGATTTTCGGCGAGCGGCCGGGAGCAGATCAGCATGATTGA